From Halobacillus sp. Marseille-Q1614, the proteins below share one genomic window:
- a CDS encoding A24 family peptidase — protein MFMFYFFLIGITLGSFYNVVGLRVPKRTLFTQHRSHCPTCHSTLSWYELIPIGSFIHQKGLCRHCSAKISILYPVMELLSGLIFTFSYSIIGLHKDLLLVLLLYALFHIIVVSDLKYMVIPNKVLLFFFTVFFLFRLIYPLDPWWLSLVGGLLGSGGIAVIIIISRGGMGGGDMKLLGLVGFILGPHLLLITFLTAVLLGTFLSVFLMAFTSANRKSGFPFGPFIAIGGMAAFFYGELIARWYLLYFLS, from the coding sequence ATGTTCATGTTCTATTTCTTCCTCATCGGTATAACGCTCGGCTCTTTTTATAACGTAGTCGGTCTTAGAGTGCCAAAGCGAACCCTTTTTACCCAGCACAGGTCACATTGTCCTACATGTCATTCGACCCTTTCCTGGTACGAGCTGATCCCTATTGGGTCTTTCATCCATCAAAAAGGGTTATGCCGCCACTGTTCTGCAAAAATCTCCATCCTTTACCCCGTCATGGAACTTCTCAGCGGATTAATATTTACCTTCTCTTATTCCATTATAGGTCTACATAAAGATCTCCTGCTCGTCCTTCTGCTGTATGCTCTATTTCATATTATTGTTGTCAGCGATTTAAAGTATATGGTGATACCAAATAAGGTACTTCTATTCTTTTTTACGGTTTTCTTCCTTTTTCGATTGATTTATCCGTTAGATCCCTGGTGGTTGAGCCTGGTTGGGGGTCTGCTCGGTTCGGGAGGCATAGCGGTTATTATTATAATCAGCAGAGGAGGTATGGGCGGAGGTGATATGAAACTGCTGGGACTCGTCGGTTTTATACTTGGCCCGCACCTTCTTCTCATAACTTTTTTGACAGCTGTATTACTAGGGACCTTTCTCAGTGTTTTTCTTATGGCGTTTACAAGTGCGAACCGTAAGAGCGGATTTCCGTTTGGCCCTTTTATAGCAATTGGGGGTATGGCTGCTTTTTTCTATGGTGAACTCATCGCGCGGTGGTATCTTTTATACTTTCTCTCATAA
- the radC gene encoding DNA repair protein RadC, with translation MIRDIPKEDRPRERFMQYGPAHLSHQELLAIILGSGSRQESVTELAKRIFVHFEGIDLLKGATLEELTAIKGIGTAKAVQLLAAIEFGRRIQQMKPSERYVIRSPEDGAEYIMEEMRELKQEHFVCLFLNTKNQVIQRQTIFIGSLNASIVHPREVFKEAVKRSAASIICAHNHPSGDPTPSQEDIQVTRRLNECGKMIGIELLDHLVIGDRKFISLKEKGYL, from the coding sequence ATGATTCGTGATATACCGAAAGAAGACCGTCCCAGGGAAAGGTTTATGCAATATGGTCCAGCACATCTGTCGCACCAGGAACTGCTCGCCATCATACTGGGAAGCGGATCAAGGCAGGAATCAGTAACAGAGCTGGCCAAAAGAATCTTCGTCCATTTTGAAGGAATTGACCTGTTAAAAGGGGCAACATTGGAAGAGCTGACGGCTATAAAAGGAATCGGAACAGCTAAAGCGGTCCAATTGCTGGCAGCGATCGAATTTGGCCGGAGGATACAACAGATGAAGCCGTCGGAACGCTATGTAATTCGCAGTCCTGAAGATGGTGCTGAGTACATTATGGAAGAAATGAGAGAATTGAAACAGGAGCACTTCGTCTGCCTGTTTTTAAATACAAAAAATCAAGTGATTCAGCGGCAGACGATATTTATCGGAAGTTTAAACGCATCGATCGTCCATCCGAGAGAGGTCTTTAAAGAAGCCGTTAAGCGTTCGGCAGCCTCTATTATTTGTGCCCATAATCATCCATCAGGGGATCCTACACCTTCACAGGAAGATATACAAGTAACAAGAAGATTAAATGAATGCGGAAAAATGATCGGAATTGAACTTCTCGATCACCTCGTTATTGGAGATCGGAAATTTATTTCTCTTAAAGAAAAAGGGTATCTGTAA
- a CDS encoding rod shape-determining protein, whose protein sequence is MGLFGFQQDLGIDLGTANTLVFLRNKGVILREPSVVAKNNQSGEIEAVGNDARNMIGRTPNYISVIRPMKDGVIADYDTTAQMMKYYIKQALKNRSSFASKPNVMVCVPSGITMVEERAVIDATKQAGAKEAFPIAEPFAAAIGAGLPVWEPTGSMVVDIGGGTTEVAIISLGGIVTSQSIRVAGDEMDDAIIQHVRKKYNLMIGERTAEDIKMEIGGAGAIEDKEEMEIRGRDLLSGLPKTITINSEEIVRALKDTVDSIIETVKNTLEKTPPELAADIMERGIVLTGGGALLKNIDRVISEETNMPVFIADEPLDCVAIGTGKSLEYIQHFRSQPNVAARPNTD, encoded by the coding sequence TTGGGTTTATTTGGTTTTCAGCAGGATTTAGGAATAGATTTGGGAACAGCCAATACATTAGTATTTTTAAGAAATAAAGGTGTTATTTTAAGAGAGCCTTCCGTAGTCGCCAAGAATAATCAGTCGGGTGAAATTGAAGCAGTGGGTAACGATGCAAGAAACATGATCGGACGTACTCCGAACTACATATCTGTCATTCGCCCTATGAAAGATGGAGTTATCGCTGATTATGATACGACGGCTCAGATGATGAAATATTATATTAAGCAGGCTTTAAAAAACCGATCTTCTTTCGCCAGCAAGCCTAATGTGATGGTGTGTGTGCCTTCGGGTATCACAATGGTAGAGGAACGTGCCGTTATTGATGCAACGAAACAGGCGGGGGCTAAAGAAGCTTTCCCAATTGCCGAGCCATTTGCAGCGGCAATCGGTGCAGGCCTTCCTGTCTGGGAGCCTACAGGAAGCATGGTCGTAGACATTGGCGGCGGAACTACAGAGGTTGCCATTATCTCACTGGGTGGAATCGTAACCAGTCAATCTATTAGAGTAGCGGGTGACGAAATGGATGATGCGATCATCCAGCACGTGCGCAAGAAGTATAATCTCATGATTGGCGAACGTACCGCAGAAGATATCAAAATGGAAATCGGCGGAGCAGGGGCCATTGAAGATAAAGAAGAAATGGAGATTCGCGGGCGTGATCTGCTCAGCGGACTTCCTAAAACGATTACGATTAATTCAGAAGAAATCGTGCGGGCTTTAAAAGATACAGTAGATTCTATCATCGAAACGGTGAAAAATACGCTTGAGAAGACACCGCCAGAGCTGGCTGCAGACATCATGGAGCGTGGGATCGTTTTAACCGGCGGCGGAGCCCTGCTGAAAAATATTGATCGAGTGATTAGTGAAGAAACTAACATGCCAGTGTTTATTGCCGATGAACCACTGGACTGTGTCGCGATTGGAACCGGTAAATCTTTGGAATACATTCAGCATTTTCGGTCTCAGCCTAATGTGGCCGCCCGTCCTAATACGGATTAA
- the mreC gene encoding rod shape-determining protein MreC: protein MPSMFRRRGLMIVLIGFIILAALIGFSMRDRDSLSVPEKFLQDSIGWVQTIFHAPVQIVDNTYQNIQNMLNVYEQNEVLKNRLDEYKGLIQENQQLEKDNRELRATLDKAESMREYTPIHGTVIARSSDRWFEQMTINRGEEHGVQKDMAVITSDGMVGKVQSAGAFHSNVQLLSGFDESNKISSYIVREGEDNVFGLIEGYDSESGRLLLEGINLDEELKEGDVVISAGLGGVFPSDLRIGTVDKVENDRSGLTKTAYVEPFADLFDINHVMVVDREMDTVNTDSEEGEEQ from the coding sequence ATGCCATCAATGTTTCGCAGAAGAGGACTAATGATCGTTTTAATCGGTTTTATCATATTAGCGGCACTTATCGGTTTTTCTATGAGAGACCGGGATTCACTTTCGGTTCCAGAAAAGTTCTTACAGGATTCCATAGGGTGGGTGCAAACGATTTTCCATGCTCCCGTCCAGATAGTTGATAATACTTACCAAAATATACAGAATATGCTGAATGTATATGAACAGAATGAAGTTTTAAAGAATCGTTTAGACGAGTATAAAGGGCTTATTCAGGAAAATCAGCAGCTCGAGAAAGATAATAGGGAGCTGAGAGCCACGTTAGATAAAGCAGAATCGATGAGAGAATACACTCCAATACATGGTACCGTCATTGCTCGAAGCTCTGACCGGTGGTTTGAGCAGATGACGATCAACCGAGGTGAAGAGCATGGGGTCCAAAAGGATATGGCTGTCATCACGAGTGATGGGATGGTAGGAAAAGTTCAGTCAGCCGGCGCCTTTCACTCAAATGTACAGCTGCTCAGCGGTTTTGATGAGTCGAACAAAATCTCTTCCTATATTGTAAGAGAAGGGGAGGATAATGTATTTGGCTTAATCGAAGGTTATGACAGTGAAAGCGGCCGTCTGCTTCTTGAAGGAATTAATCTTGATGAAGAACTTAAAGAAGGCGATGTTGTTATTTCGGCCGGTCTTGGCGGAGTGTTTCCAAGCGATCTTCGGATTGGTACAGTAGATAAAGTGGAAAATGACCGTTCTGGTTTAACAAAGACAGCTTATGTAGAACCTTTTGCCGATTTATTTGATATCAATCATGTGATGGTTGTAGACCGGGAAATGGACACAGTGAATACGGACAGTGAGGAAGGCGAAGAGCAATGA
- the mreD gene encoding rod shape-determining protein MreD, with protein sequence MIRFLISMSLIILLALQGMAMSLLPSQIVYSELLVTPHWMLCMLLLIAIFFDKDNTYHCVWYGILFGLLIDVVYTGVLGVYMVTYGFTAYVIHGLQKLFHANFIASLLLAIAGVALADTILYIIYSFVQITEMSGGNYVILRLLPTILANVIFFVILYPLLKNRVERWGIFLENA encoded by the coding sequence ATGATTCGTTTTCTAATCTCAATGAGTTTAATCATCTTATTAGCTCTTCAAGGCATGGCGATGAGCCTGCTGCCTTCTCAAATCGTCTATTCGGAATTGCTCGTCACGCCCCACTGGATGCTCTGCATGCTACTGCTGATTGCGATATTTTTTGATAAAGATAACACCTATCATTGTGTATGGTACGGCATCCTGTTCGGGCTCCTGATCGATGTGGTCTATACGGGAGTTCTTGGCGTATATATGGTGACTTACGGATTTACTGCTTACGTGATCCATGGTCTGCAAAAGCTATTTCATGCTAATTTTATCGCTTCGCTGCTGTTGGCGATTGCCGGCGTAGCGTTAGCAGATACGATCCTGTATATCATTTATTCCTTTGTTCAAATAACGGAAATGAGTGGAGGCAATTACGTTATATTACGGCTGCTTCCAACTATACTTGCAAATGTCATCTTTTTTGTTATCTTATATCCATTGTTAAAAAATCGAGTGGAGCGATGGGGAATCTTTTTAGAGAATGCTTAA
- the minC gene encoding septum site-determining protein MinC — MSVNTQQIVTIKGTRDGLTLRLNDQCSYQAILKELEEKLSVSGGEEAEEPMIRVTIQLGNRFLTVDQQEQLREIVREKQKLVVERIESNVITKAHALEWKENTDVTPLVRTVRSGQVVEVKGDLLLIGDVNPGGKVTATGNIFILGHLRGVAHAGINGDTEAVIAASYMKPNQLRIADHLSRAPEDNEEGVYIECGCIDETENKIRVVPLQEVVKRKPDLVSFERRMLNG; from the coding sequence GTGTCAGTTAATACTCAGCAAATAGTGACAATTAAAGGAACTAGAGACGGGTTAACTCTACGGTTAAATGATCAGTGCTCCTATCAGGCGATCCTTAAGGAGCTGGAGGAGAAGTTATCCGTAAGCGGCGGGGAAGAAGCGGAAGAGCCGATGATCCGGGTAACGATTCAACTTGGAAATCGTTTCTTAACCGTTGATCAGCAGGAACAGCTAAGGGAAATTGTCCGTGAAAAGCAAAAATTAGTGGTAGAGCGCATTGAATCAAATGTGATAACAAAAGCCCACGCGTTAGAATGGAAGGAAAATACAGATGTTACCCCGCTTGTTCGAACGGTCCGCTCAGGCCAGGTGGTAGAAGTAAAAGGTGACCTGCTGCTGATCGGCGATGTAAACCCGGGCGGGAAAGTTACAGCGACAGGCAATATTTTTATACTTGGACATTTGCGCGGTGTCGCTCATGCAGGGATCAATGGAGATACAGAAGCCGTGATCGCGGCTTCTTATATGAAACCGAACCAGCTTCGGATAGCCGATCATCTGTCACGCGCACCGGAAGATAATGAAGAAGGTGTATATATCGAATGCGGCTGCATAGATGAGACAGAGAATAAAATTCGTGTAGTCCCATTGCAGGAAGTTGTGAAAAGAAAGCCTGACTTGGTCAGCTTTGAAAGGAGAATGCTTAATGGGTGA
- the minD gene encoding septum site-determining protein MinD — translation MGEAIVITSGKGGVGKTTTTANLGTALALQNKKVCLVDTDIGLRNLDVIMGLENRIIYDIVDVVEERCKTKQALITDKRFDCLHLLPAAQTSDKSSVTPEAVKNIIEELKQDYDYVVIDCPAGIEQGYKNAVAGADKAIVVTTPEKSSVRDADRIIGLLEQEDMEAPKLIINRIRTHMMKNGEMLDVDEIVNILSIDLLGIVTDDDAVIKGSNKGEPVALKPDTKASLAYRNIARRILGESVPLLNLEEDPGLLTKVKRFFGMRV, via the coding sequence ATGGGTGAGGCGATTGTCATTACCTCGGGCAAGGGCGGTGTTGGTAAAACGACAACGACCGCAAATCTTGGAACTGCATTAGCACTTCAAAATAAAAAGGTTTGTCTAGTGGATACTGATATCGGTTTAAGAAACCTGGACGTCATCATGGGACTTGAAAACCGGATCATTTATGACATTGTCGATGTCGTGGAGGAACGCTGTAAAACAAAGCAAGCTTTAATTACGGATAAACGATTCGACTGCCTGCACCTGCTCCCGGCGGCTCAAACATCAGATAAAAGTTCGGTTACTCCTGAAGCTGTAAAGAATATTATTGAAGAGCTGAAGCAGGACTATGATTATGTAGTCATTGACTGTCCGGCAGGAATTGAGCAGGGATACAAAAATGCAGTAGCAGGCGCAGATAAAGCGATTGTCGTTACTACCCCTGAGAAATCCAGTGTCCGAGATGCGGATCGAATTATCGGCCTGCTTGAACAGGAAGACATGGAAGCACCAAAACTTATTATTAATCGAATTAGAACTCATATGATGAAAAATGGAGAGATGCTCGATGTAGATGAGATTGTCAATATTCTATCCATCGATCTGCTCGGCATCGTAACGGACGATGATGCAGTGATTAAAGGCTCTAATAAAGGAGAGCCTGTAGCTCTTAAGCCTGATACTAAAGCGTCTCTGGCATACCGTAACATTGCCCGAAGGATTCTGGGAGAATCTGTTCCTCTGCTTAATTTGGAGGAAGACCCAGGCTTATTAACAAAAGTGAAACGCTTTTTCGGAATGCGTGTATAA
- a CDS encoding M23 family metallopeptidase, with protein sequence MKKNIHHVRKNIADRKRRKITAPHKTKSPQSYGRREQADELQAFKEYRSPSSNKTPVWRVQAVAAALLLAGVFVSERSEASFAEKPRAWVSSQLQEEFPFASVTAWYSNKFGDPLQLVDSKDPANVPLALPVNGTVTEPFENHGRGIIMSADEGNQVKSVKQGTVIFAGNDNETEKTIIVQHEDGTNTIYGYLSSIDVHLYEHVDANETLGSLSESKEVFFAIEKDKQYLDPVEVIKVDEGS encoded by the coding sequence TTGAAGAAGAACATTCATCACGTACGAAAGAATATTGCCGACCGTAAAAGAAGGAAAATCACAGCTCCCCATAAAACGAAAAGCCCTCAGTCTTATGGAAGAAGAGAACAGGCGGACGAGCTGCAGGCGTTTAAAGAATACAGAAGTCCTTCGAGTAATAAAACTCCCGTCTGGCGTGTACAAGCTGTCGCCGCTGCCCTTCTATTAGCGGGGGTATTTGTGAGTGAAAGGTCAGAGGCTTCTTTTGCCGAGAAGCCGCGTGCCTGGGTAAGTTCTCAATTACAAGAGGAATTTCCTTTTGCGAGTGTCACTGCTTGGTATAGTAATAAATTTGGGGATCCTCTCCAGTTAGTGGATTCAAAAGACCCAGCGAACGTTCCCTTAGCCCTTCCTGTAAATGGAACTGTAACAGAACCATTTGAGAATCATGGCCGGGGGATTATCATGAGTGCCGACGAGGGAAACCAAGTGAAATCTGTCAAACAGGGTACTGTTATTTTTGCCGGAAATGATAATGAAACCGAAAAAACAATTATCGTTCAGCATGAAGATGGGACCAACACTATTTATGGTTATTTATCTTCTATTGATGTTCATTTATATGAGCACGTAGATGCGAACGAAACGCTAGGGAGCCTGAGTGAAAGTAAAGAAGTGTTCTTTGCGATTGAAAAAGACAAGCAGTATTTAGATCCTGTAGAAGTGATTAAAGTTGATGAAGGGTCTTAA
- a CDS encoding site-2 protease family protein: MKGLKIQPSIHIHPLFFLLAVSALLTGAIYEFIILFSIVAIHELGHYFTARHYKWRVSHIEFWLLGGAVVSEEHTTKPMREQVHVTLAGPFQNVWIFVFLQLIVTLAGPHPLISTAIYYNGLILLLNLLPIWPLDGGKLLFYTLTPVMSFKSSLKLALLISIFSLTSCFLWMIFTEQMTLAGTMLTGFLILENVLEWRRQMYVFMRYVIHCLERDVSKMKVKYFSVPPHMSVMEVVRRIRTNRHHIYVLKGRQELRVVDDQECLNIFLREKQPHARLYEVVQ; the protein is encoded by the coding sequence ATGAAGGGTCTTAAAATCCAGCCTTCCATTCATATTCATCCATTGTTTTTTCTGCTGGCTGTCTCAGCCCTTCTAACGGGTGCTATTTATGAATTCATTATTTTATTTAGTATCGTAGCCATTCATGAATTAGGCCATTATTTTACGGCCCGGCATTATAAATGGAGGGTGTCTCATATCGAGTTCTGGCTGCTGGGAGGAGCTGTTGTCAGCGAGGAGCATACAACTAAACCAATGAGGGAGCAGGTACACGTCACACTGGCAGGTCCATTCCAGAACGTATGGATTTTTGTCTTTCTTCAGCTTATCGTCACCTTGGCCGGCCCTCACCCTTTAATTTCCACAGCTATTTATTACAATGGACTGATATTACTTTTAAATTTACTTCCGATTTGGCCGCTCGATGGCGGAAAGCTATTATTTTATACTTTAACTCCTGTGATGAGCTTTAAAAGCAGTTTGAAGCTGGCTTTATTGATTTCTATATTCTCCTTAACGTCCTGCTTTTTATGGATGATTTTCACCGAGCAGATGACATTAGCAGGTACTATGCTTACAGGGTTTCTAATCCTTGAGAATGTTCTTGAATGGCGGCGGCAGATGTATGTTTTTATGAGATATGTGATCCATTGCCTCGAGAGGGATGTCAGTAAGATGAAAGTTAAATATTTTTCAGTTCCCCCCCACATGTCGGTCATGGAGGTGGTCAGGAGGATTCGCACCAACCGTCACCATATTTATGTATTAAAAGGAAGGCAGGAGCTAAGAGTGGTGGATGATCAGGAATGCCTGAATATTTTCTTAAGAGAAAAACAGCCACACGCACGGCTGTATGAAGTTGTACAGTAA
- the rplU gene encoding 50S ribosomal protein L21, whose amino-acid sequence MYAIIETGGKQFKVQEGQEIYVEKVNVEAGETITFDKVLFVGGDDTKVGAPFVDGATVTAKVEKQGRQKKLTVFKYKPKKNYKRKQGHRQPYTKLVVESIKA is encoded by the coding sequence ATGTACGCAATTATTGAAACTGGTGGTAAGCAATTCAAAGTTCAAGAAGGTCAAGAGATCTACGTAGAGAAAGTTAACGTAGAAGCTGGCGAAACGATTACTTTTGATAAAGTTCTTTTCGTAGGCGGAGATGACACTAAAGTTGGCGCTCCATTTGTTGACGGAGCTACTGTGACGGCTAAAGTTGAAAAACAAGGTCGCCAGAAGAAGCTGACTGTTTTCAAATACAAGCCTAAAAAGAATTACAAACGTAAGCAAGGTCACCGTCAGCCGTACACGAAACTTGTTGTTGAGAGCATCAAGGCATAG
- a CDS encoding ribosomal-processing cysteine protease Prp, which yields MINVSLFRSEGELKGFEISGHAESGPYGHDLVCAAVSAVSFGAVNAIISICDIEPDITQGGEGGYLKVVLPDKLSEEILLKARLLLEGMQVSLQTIENEYQDYIKITDM from the coding sequence ATGATAAACGTATCCTTGTTTCGTTCAGAAGGTGAGTTGAAAGGCTTTGAAATATCTGGACATGCTGAAAGCGGTCCATACGGACATGATCTAGTATGTGCTGCCGTATCGGCTGTATCATTTGGTGCAGTTAATGCGATTATCAGCATTTGTGATATTGAGCCGGATATTACCCAGGGCGGGGAAGGCGGCTACTTAAAGGTCGTCCTGCCAGATAAGTTGAGTGAAGAGATTTTATTGAAAGCCCGGCTTTTATTAGAGGGTATGCAAGTCTCTCTTCAAACGATCGAAAATGAGTATCAAGATTATATAAAAATTACTGACATGTAA
- the rpmA gene encoding 50S ribosomal protein L27: MLRLDLQFFASKKGVSSTKNGRDSESKRLGAKRADGQAVTGGSILYRQRGTKVYPGENVGRGGDDTLFAKVDGVVKFERYGRNRKKVSVYPVAQEA; the protein is encoded by the coding sequence ATGCTACGTCTAGATTTGCAATTTTTTGCCTCTAAAAAAGGTGTAAGTAGTACAAAAAACGGCCGTGACTCTGAGTCCAAACGTCTTGGAGCTAAGCGTGCCGACGGTCAAGCAGTAACTGGCGGATCTATCCTTTACCGTCAACGCGGTACTAAGGTTTACCCTGGTGAAAACGTAGGCCGTGGCGGAGATGACACACTATTTGCTAAAGTAGATGGTGTTGTAAAATTTGAGCGCTACGGACGTAACCGTAAAAAAGTGAGCGTGTACCCTGTAGCTCAAGAAGCGTAA
- a CDS encoding Spo0B domain-containing protein, translated as MENQEVVHLLRHKRHDWMNQMQLIQGYVAMGKMDRLQHQVNQVITEAEEERKLLNTSAYEFSLWLLTFNWEYERFRITYWVNTEVDLSRHDRKLLACAQRMLAILDEHSHSEELYEGTLEIHQGNASEQVKLSWNWSGAFSDNVIAELKKESFLTAHEPGYELSIEMMIE; from the coding sequence ATGGAAAACCAAGAGGTCGTTCATTTACTAAGGCATAAGCGTCATGACTGGATGAATCAAATGCAGTTGATCCAAGGCTACGTAGCGATGGGGAAAATGGATCGATTACAGCATCAGGTGAACCAGGTGATCACAGAGGCAGAGGAAGAACGGAAATTACTCAACACCTCTGCTTACGAGTTTAGTTTATGGTTACTTACTTTTAATTGGGAGTATGAACGTTTCCGTATCACGTATTGGGTGAATACAGAGGTTGATTTATCCCGTCATGACCGTAAATTACTGGCTTGTGCCCAGAGAATGCTCGCCATCTTGGATGAACATAGTCACTCTGAAGAACTCTATGAAGGAACCCTTGAGATTCATCAGGGAAATGCTTCTGAACAGGTGAAATTAAGTTGGAATTGGAGCGGAGCTTTTAGTGACAATGTTATAGCCGAACTAAAAAAGGAAAGCTTCCTTACCGCGCACGAACCAGGGTATGAACTATCAATTGAGATGATGATTGAATAA
- the obgE gene encoding GTPase ObgE, with protein sequence MFVDQVKVFVKGGDGGNGLVAFRREKYVPMGGPAGGDGGNGGDVIFEVDEGLNTLMDFRYQHHFKATRGENGMNQKQHGKNADPLVVSVPPGTTVKDAETGRVIADLTENKQRAVIAKGGRGGRGNARFSTARNRAPEIAENGEPGEALDVQVELKLLADVGLVGFPSVGKSTFLSTVTAATPKIADYHFTTLSPNLGVVESQDHRSFVMADLPGLIEGAHEGVGLGHQFLRHVERTRLLLHVIDMSGLEGRDPYDDYVTINNELSSYDERLSQRPQIIIANKMDIPEAEENLKSFKEKVGDEVEIFPISTVTRTGLDELLYAVADKLDEIPKHQNEEIEEVDERVVYKYEKEEAPFKVTRADDGAYVLYGEKIESVFRKTDFTRDQSINRFARQMRSMGVDEELRRRGAKDGDTVRLLDYEFEFVD encoded by the coding sequence ATGTTTGTAGATCAGGTTAAGGTTTTTGTAAAAGGCGGAGATGGCGGGAATGGACTTGTCGCCTTCCGTCGCGAGAAGTATGTTCCAATGGGGGGACCTGCTGGCGGAGATGGCGGGAATGGGGGAGACGTTATTTTTGAAGTCGATGAAGGACTTAATACCCTCATGGATTTCCGCTACCAGCACCATTTCAAAGCAACACGCGGCGAAAATGGAATGAACCAGAAGCAGCACGGAAAAAATGCGGATCCACTCGTGGTCAGTGTCCCGCCTGGAACGACTGTAAAAGATGCGGAAACAGGACGGGTGATTGCTGATTTAACAGAAAATAAGCAGCGTGCTGTCATCGCTAAAGGCGGACGAGGCGGACGTGGCAATGCACGTTTTTCAACGGCCAGAAACCGGGCGCCTGAAATTGCTGAAAATGGAGAGCCGGGTGAGGCTTTAGACGTTCAGGTAGAATTGAAGCTGCTGGCCGATGTCGGGCTTGTCGGATTCCCGAGTGTTGGTAAATCCACCTTTTTATCTACCGTTACAGCCGCAACACCAAAAATTGCAGATTATCACTTTACGACACTGAGTCCTAATCTCGGCGTAGTGGAAAGCCAGGACCACCGAAGCTTTGTAATGGCTGACTTGCCTGGGCTTATCGAAGGAGCGCATGAAGGAGTAGGCTTAGGCCATCAATTTTTGCGCCACGTAGAAAGGACGCGCCTGCTTCTTCACGTGATTGACATGTCTGGATTAGAAGGACGGGATCCATACGATGATTATGTCACGATAAACAATGAATTATCGTCTTATGATGAACGGTTAAGCCAGCGTCCGCAAATTATCATAGCTAATAAAATGGATATCCCGGAAGCCGAAGAGAATTTAAAAAGTTTTAAAGAAAAAGTAGGGGATGAAGTCGAGATCTTCCCTATTTCTACTGTAACGAGAACAGGTCTGGATGAGCTGTTGTATGCTGTAGCTGATAAACTCGATGAAATACCGAAACATCAGAATGAAGAAATTGAAGAAGTCGATGAACGTGTCGTTTATAAGTATGAAAAAGAAGAAGCTCCCTTTAAAGTTACACGAGCCGACGACGGCGCTTATGTGCTGTATGGGGAGAAGATCGAATCAGTATTTAGAAAAACTGATTTTACGCGTGATCAGTCGATTAACCGTTTTGCCCGCCAGATGAGAAGCATGGGAGTAGATGAAGAGCTTCGCCGAAGAGGGGCTAAAGACGGAGATACAGTAAGACTGCTTGATTACGAATTTGAATTTGTTGATTAA
- a CDS encoding ACT domain-containing protein, with translation MADYNEKFYLVRSDILPEAMKKTIDAKALIERGKAESIFEAVQEVGLSRSAFYKYRDAVFPFQAMVKEQMITLFFHLEDRTGTLSNLLTAVAESGCNILTIHQTIPLQGKANVTLSLNTTGMVYSIEQLLQRLHKLDFVDRVEILSSGA, from the coding sequence ATGGCGGATTATAATGAGAAGTTTTATTTAGTCCGTAGTGACATTCTGCCAGAAGCAATGAAGAAAACGATAGATGCAAAGGCGTTGATTGAACGGGGAAAAGCAGAGTCTATTTTTGAAGCTGTGCAAGAGGTCGGACTTTCGCGAAGCGCCTTCTATAAATACAGGGATGCTGTCTTTCCTTTTCAGGCCATGGTGAAAGAACAAATGATCACACTGTTTTTCCACTTGGAAGACAGGACAGGTACATTATCTAACCTGCTTACTGCTGTCGCTGAATCTGGTTGTAATATTTTAACGATACACCAAACCATCCCTTTACAAGGAAAAGCAAATGTCACCCTGTCATTAAACACGACAGGTATGGTATATTCAATAGAACAATTACTTCAAAGGCTTCATAAACTGGACTTTGTCGATCGAGTAGAGATTCTTAGTTCAGGGGCTTAA